The DNA segment GCACGACCGAGGAAGTAGCAAAAGCCTACGGTACCGAAGTGTTAGCCCAGATCCCTATCGAGCCTGCCGTTAGAGTCGGCGGCGACAGCGGCAAGCCGGTGAGCTTTTACGAGCCAAACTCGGTCACGGCTAAACGCTACGAAAAAGCGGCGGCTAGGCTGTGGGAGATAATCGAAAATATCAACGATGAGGGCGGCGCGGACAACTCCTCGATCCAGCCCGTGATGGACGGCAAGAGCGCTTGCTCTAACTGAAATTTTAAAATTTAAAGCCCGAATTTGAGCGAATTTGATCAAATTCGGGCCAAACCTGCAAATTTACAAATTTAGGAGAACGACAAATGAAAGCGATCGTAACGGTGATCGGTAAGGACAAGGTTGGCATTGTAGCGGGCGTTTCGGCTAAGCTAGCACAGCTTGGGCTAAACATAGACGACATTAGCCAGACGGTTTTGGATGAGTTTTTTACGATGATGGCGGTGGTTTCCAGCGACGAAAAGCAGGACTTCACGGCTCTACGCGAGGAGCTAAACGAGCTTGGCGAAAAGCTAAAAGTTAAAATCAACATCCAAAGCTCGGCGATCTTTGACGCCATGCACAACATCTAAGGCGCGCAGATGGACATCAAAAACGTAACCGAAACGATCGCGATGATCGAGGAGCAAAATTTCGACATCCGCACGATCACGATGGGTATCAGCCTGCTTGACTGTATCGATCCAGATATCGACAAGGCGGCGGAGAAAATTTATGCAAAAATCACCGATAAAGCGCGCGATCTGGTAAAGGTCGGCAATGAAATTTCAGCAGAGCTCGGTATCCCGATCGTAAATAAGCGCGTCTGCGTAACGCCTATCGCCATCATCGGCGCGGCGACGGATGCCGCAGACTACGTGCCGCTTGCTAGAGCGATGGACGAGGCGGCGCAAAAGGTCGGTATCGACTTTATCGGCGGCTTTTCGGCGCTAGTGCAAAAGGGCTACGCAAAGGGCGATAAAATTTTAATCGACTCCATCCCCGCCGCACTCGCCGCGACGCAGAAGGTCTGCTCGTCGGTAAATATCGGCTCGACCAAAACGGGCATAAATATGAGCGCGGTCGCCGACATGGGGCGCGTGATCAAAGAGACGGCGCGACTTTCCGATCTTGGCGCCGCTAAACTCGTCGTATTTGCCAACGCCGTCGAGGATAATCCCTTCATGGCGGGTGCATTTCACGGCGTGGGCGAGGCCGAAGTCGTCATAAACGTGGGCGTATCGGGCCCCGGCGTCGTTAAGCGCGCGCTTGAGAAGGTGCGCCAAGCGAGCTTTGACGTGGTCGCAGAAACCGTGAAAAAGACGGCGTTTAAGATCACGCGCATCGGACAGCTCGTCGGACAAATGGCGTCCGAGCGCCTAGGCGTGAAATTTGGCATCGTTGATCTCTCGCTGGCTCCGACTCCGGCGGTGGGCGATTCGGTCGCGCGCGTGCTTGAGGAGATGGGGCTAGAGCGCGTCGGCACGCACGGCACGACGGCTGCGCTTGCGCTGCTAAACGATGCGGTCAAAAAGGGCGGAGTGATGGCGTGCAACCAAGTAGGCGGGCTTAGCGGCGCGTTTATCCCCGTCTCCGAAGACGAGGGCATGATCGCCGCGGTGCGCGCAGGCTCGCTAAATTTGGAAAAGCTTGAAGCGATGACCGCGATCTGCTCGGTGGGGCTCGATATGATCGCGATCCCCGAGGATACGCCCGAGCAGACGATCGCCGCGATCATAGCCGACGAGGCCGCGATCGGCGTGATAAATCAAAAAACGACCGCCGTGCGCATAATCCCAAAGGGCAAAGAGGGCGACACGCTGGAGTTTGGCGGGCTTCTGGGCAGCGCGCCCGTGATGAGCGTAAATAAAAACTCATCGGCAGACTTCATCGCCCGCGGCGGCCAGATACCGGCTCCTATTCATAGTTTTAAAAACTAAATTTGCAAAGTCCGCTATGAGCGTAAACGGCGGACTTTGGAGTTAAATTTTGTTGTTAAGATAAATTTTGACGATCGATAAATATAAAAGAAATTTTATGACTGCGCTCGAAGTAGCCAAAAAAGTTTTAGAAATCAAAAAGCAACCGCTAAATCCGAATAGAATTTATAAAATAGCCGATGAACTTGATCTTACAAAAGAGCTAAATTTAAGCGGCAAAACGCCGTGAGATAGTTTTTCGGCTCAAATTTACTCGGATTTAAAAGAAAATGATAATTCTATTTTTGAAAAAATTTCCGAAAAACCGATTTTGATAAAATTAAAAAGTCAAAATTTAAGTTTTAGCGACGCCGTAAGCGATACAAAGCAAGTTAAAAACGCATTTGACGAGCGCGATTTGTATCCGCTTTTGGCAAGCTTTGTCGAGCTTAGTCCGAATTTCAACGCCAGAGTCAAAACGATCTTTCACGAAAGCAGCCTAAAAAGCAAAAAAGGACGCGATAAATGGCTTTATCCCGACATCGTCGGCGTTAGCTTCGAGCATGAAAGCTATGAGGATAGCGTGCTAAATTTCGCAGCTAAATTCGTAAAAATACCGCTTAAAATTTACTCGTTTGAAATGAAAAAATATTTAAGCATAGCAAATTTAAGAGAGTATTATTTCCAGGCCGTTAGCAACTCCAGCTGGGCGAACGAGGGCTATTTGGTCGCTTTAGATATCGATGAGAGCGACGAGGAGCTAATGGAGCTGATCGGCAGCCTAAACTCAAGCTTTGGTATAGGCGTTTTGAGCCTAGATAGCGAGAATTTAGCACAGAGCAGGATCTTGGCTCAGCCGAAATTTAGGGCGAATTTAGACTTTAATATCATAAATGAGCTTTGCAAGAAAAATCCGCATTTTAATAAATTTCTAGAAACGGTAAAAGACTACGACAGCAAAAATAAAAAGCGCTTTGACGGCGAATTCGATCGAATTTTGACGGATGACGAAATGCAAAAATATCTAAAAAATAAAAAGATAGTATAAATTTACCGCCATTCCGGCACTCGCGGCATCCATCGACCGGATCTGCTCGCGCGCGATGCGGATGCGGGTTTATTTACCTACCAAAACCACGCCATATACATCGCAAACTAAAAAACATACTCGCGCTAAGAGTATCCAAAGCGGCGGCATAAGGCCTAAAATCGGCAGCGAGAACGCGCACGGCGATATTTACGAGGACACTTGCCGTCTAGCCTTGCGGCACCGGGATTTTTTGGAATTTTCTCCGCAAATACGCAATATCCGACCGCAAAGTGCGTTATCATCGCGTAGTTAAACGCGTCTCGCAAACTCGCAGATCGCAGCATTTGGATCGGCGACACCTAAGTAATCTCTCAAAAATACATACGGCGGATTTAAGAAATTCCTCAAACAGCTAATCTAATCAGCCGCTCCGACGAGGCCGTGGCCGCAAGCGGCGTCGGACGTATCTCGCAAACCGTGCGGCGGCAAAAACTCCCGACCTCATTTGACAAAGCCGACATAATGCCGACAGGAATGTCTAACAATGCGGCCAAACCGAAACGCTCTTTAGTTTGCGAATTTGTCATTAAAACATCCTAAAAATAAGTGCGTATTTTTTGGCTTTAATTAACATTAACTATCTTAAATTTTATACAAAAATTTAAGATACGGTTATAACGGATAAATCGCGCAAAGTCATTCATAAAAATTTTTAAACCTAAATTTTAATTCTTTTTTGCTAAACTAACCCAGTCAAAAAAGTGCAGGCGAAACAATGACCCAAAAAATAGAATTTATACCCCAAGAGCTTCCGCTGGATTTTAAGCCTACCGAGCAAATTTATAAAGCGCTAAATAGAGCCTCAAGAAAACTCGGCGAACTAAACGGCTTTATAAAAACCATTCCAAACCATAATATTTTGATAAATTCTCTCGTATTGCAAGAGGCAAAAGATTCAAGCGCGATCGAAAACATTATCACGACGCACGATGAGCTATTTTTAGCGCAAATAGACGAAACCAAAATCGCACAAAGCGCAAAAGAGGTTATGAACTACGAAAACGCCTTAAAAAAAGGCTACTCGCTTATAAAAAAAGATAATCTATTC comes from the Campylobacter rectus genome and includes:
- a CDS encoding ACT domain-containing protein; translation: MKAIVTVIGKDKVGIVAGVSAKLAQLGLNIDDISQTVLDEFFTMMAVVSSDEKQDFTALREELNELGEKLKVKINIQSSAIFDAMHNI
- a CDS encoding winged helix-turn-helix domain-containing protein, with product MTALEVAKKVLEIKKQPLNPNRIYKIADELDLTKELNLSGKTP
- a CDS encoding HrgA protein, which produces MIKLKSQNLSFSDAVSDTKQVKNAFDERDLYPLLASFVELSPNFNARVKTIFHESSLKSKKGRDKWLYPDIVGVSFEHESYEDSVLNFAAKFVKIPLKIYSFEMKKYLSIANLREYYFQAVSNSSWANEGYLVALDIDESDEELMELIGSLNSSFGIGVLSLDSENLAQSRILAQPKFRANLDFNIINELCKKNPHFNKFLETVKDYDSKNKKRFDGEFDRILTDDEMQKYLKNKKIV
- a CDS encoding PFL family protein, producing MDIKNVTETIAMIEEQNFDIRTITMGISLLDCIDPDIDKAAEKIYAKITDKARDLVKVGNEISAELGIPIVNKRVCVTPIAIIGAATDAADYVPLARAMDEAAQKVGIDFIGGFSALVQKGYAKGDKILIDSIPAALAATQKVCSSVNIGSTKTGINMSAVADMGRVIKETARLSDLGAAKLVVFANAVEDNPFMAGAFHGVGEAEVVINVGVSGPGVVKRALEKVRQASFDVVAETVKKTAFKITRIGQLVGQMASERLGVKFGIVDLSLAPTPAVGDSVARVLEEMGLERVGTHGTTAALALLNDAVKKGGVMACNQVGGLSGAFIPVSEDEGMIAAVRAGSLNLEKLEAMTAICSVGLDMIAIPEDTPEQTIAAIIADEAAIGVINQKTTAVRIIPKGKEGDTLEFGGLLGSAPVMSVNKNSSADFIARGGQIPAPIHSFKN